One genomic region from Muriicola soli encodes:
- a CDS encoding PD40 domain-containing protein has protein sequence MKNIFSIIAVLFLMNSCSKSKKDSVSYADHPVTSPELFAPGIISTNQNNEFDLCFTPDGRTVYFTRRFGEEKQKIYVTHLERGKWTKPEIATFSTDRDETPYISPDGKTFYFGSQREIPGKPNLGGFDMNVWQMNKTEDGWSDPEPLPEPINQVQLEGENWPSSNNNFFFTRDGIKHYFTTMERGSKAIDIYTTEKSGSSFSTPGRLEGLFENDSLWKYSASVSPDGNYLVFNSYGAPQGIGGEDLYVSKKTATGWSSAKNMGDLINTPGEDSSGRFSPDGKYFFYTHADNLGNYEYSEWSIYYVETEYLNLPDLFD, from the coding sequence ATGAAAAATATCTTCTCAATCATTGCCGTATTATTCCTGATGAATAGTTGCTCAAAGTCGAAAAAGGATTCTGTATCCTACGCTGATCACCCGGTTACAAGTCCGGAATTATTTGCTCCCGGGATTATCTCAACTAACCAAAACAACGAATTTGACCTCTGCTTCACTCCCGATGGGAGAACAGTGTATTTTACAAGGCGCTTCGGGGAAGAAAAACAAAAGATCTATGTTACGCACCTTGAAAGAGGAAAGTGGACTAAGCCTGAAATCGCAACTTTCTCAACAGATCGTGATGAAACTCCTTATATCAGTCCTGATGGTAAGACGTTTTATTTTGGTTCCCAGAGGGAGATTCCCGGTAAGCCTAATCTGGGTGGTTTTGATATGAATGTGTGGCAAATGAATAAGACAGAGGACGGTTGGTCAGACCCTGAACCCTTACCGGAGCCTATCAACCAGGTGCAGCTCGAAGGAGAGAATTGGCCGTCTTCCAACAACAATTTCTTTTTTACCAGAGATGGGATCAAACACTACTTTACCACCATGGAACGTGGGTCTAAAGCGATAGATATTTACACGACAGAAAAGTCGGGCTCATCCTTCAGCACCCCAGGACGATTAGAGGGACTTTTTGAAAATGACAGTTTATGGAAGTATTCGGCATCGGTCTCTCCTGATGGCAACTATTTGGTTTTTAACTCTTACGGGGCTCCGCAGGGAATAGGAGGGGAGGACTTATATGTAAGTAAGAAGACCGCTACGGGTTGGTCCAGTGCCAAAAACATGGGAGATTTAATAAACACCCCCGGGGAGGATAGTAGCGGGAGATTCTCACCTGATGGCAAATATTTTTTCTACACTCATGCCGATAACCTGGGCAATTATGAATACAGCGAATGGAGCATCTACTATGTGGAAACCGAATATCTCAACCTACCCGATTTGTTTGATTGA
- a CDS encoding class I SAM-dependent methyltransferase, producing MKYVFYSIVLILVFANSTGYSQGENAETGYTFRSGDPNGIGKWYMGREIAYVMGYQGINWLERPEREKEEQTSLLLENMDIKPDDRIADIGAGSGYHVFKMAPMAKNGIVYAVDIQDGMLTALRARKKKEQAINVEVIKGSEQSIKLAENSVDKVLMVDVYHEFSYPREMMASVVKALRDKGKLFLIEYRGEDRTVPIKKVHKMTVKQAVKELEAAGMKLEKNINNLPWQHCMIFIKK from the coding sequence ATGAAATACGTCTTCTATAGTATCGTTTTAATTTTAGTGTTTGCAAATTCTACGGGCTATTCCCAAGGAGAGAATGCTGAAACCGGATATACCTTTAGATCAGGAGATCCCAATGGGATAGGGAAGTGGTATATGGGTCGTGAGATTGCCTATGTTATGGGCTATCAGGGCATTAACTGGCTGGAGCGACCGGAACGCGAGAAAGAAGAACAGACAAGCCTTTTACTTGAAAATATGGATATAAAACCTGACGATCGCATTGCCGATATCGGAGCAGGATCTGGGTATCACGTTTTCAAAATGGCACCAATGGCAAAGAACGGAATAGTATATGCTGTTGACATTCAGGATGGCATGCTCACTGCGCTCAGGGCTAGAAAAAAAAAGGAACAAGCAATAAATGTTGAAGTCATTAAAGGCAGTGAACAAAGTATCAAATTAGCAGAAAATTCTGTAGACAAGGTGTTGATGGTGGATGTATATCACGAGTTTTCCTATCCGAGGGAAATGATGGCTTCCGTTGTAAAAGCCCTCAGGGACAAAGGTAAATTATTCCTTATCGAATACAGGGGAGAAGACCGGACTGTGCCTATTAAAAAAGTGCATAAAATGACAGTAAAACAAGCTGTAAAAGAATTGGAGGCTGCCGGAATGAAGTTAGAAAAGAACATAAATAATCTACCCTGGCAACACTGTATGATTTTTATTAAAAAGTGA